A stretch of DNA from Perca fluviatilis chromosome 15, GENO_Pfluv_1.0, whole genome shotgun sequence:
AGTTAGTGGGcacgagggagggagggatggagggagggggagggctGCTGTGGGATTAAAGGGACGGCCCGGCCCGATGCATTCACCGTCTGACCTCCCATGGTGCACCAGTTGTCGCTGCAGTGAGTCATCAGTGGCAGAAGTGTTGCGTGTGTCCAGGTCGAGGGCGATTTGACTGATTAGACCAGACAGGGACTCTGACTGCACTCTGttttctcatatatatatatatatataatagaaaaATACAGGGGAAAATAAAGAGACTCTAACCCTTAAGCCAATAGAAAACCTACTTGACAACAAAACTCTTAATTTTGACCTAGTTTCTAATAAAACCGGTATGTTAATTGTTCTTGTAAAGTCGGTTTAATTGAACTCTTGCCTTGAAACTAAGttcaaataaaaccaaactcCACATTTACGTCCCAGTTTTAAAGGAATGATAAAAGATAATTCCACGCCTCGGAAGAGATACAATCTCACACTCCTGCTGTAACATCACAGCGGCGGACGGAGAAACCAGATCTGTGCAAACGTCGgcgtatatataaatatatgtacacATATGTCCGGTGTCAGGGAAGAGGACAGGTCGGCCGACACTGAAGAGGGTTTGATTTGTCATGAAGTCAGCTGCAGGCGGCGGCTGACCCTCAACGAGGAGCTGCAACTGGCAGCCATCCCTGCGTTACCGTTCCCATACTTCCCTCATGTGTAGTATGCCAGAGGAAGATTCAGTATGTCCCAATAACCCTCTGTCGCATAAGGTATCAATGTGCGCAATGATAAGGCAGATTGAACGTTGATAAAGCAGTCAGTAGACATGGTGTTCAGATATATACCAGATGGCTGGGCTGTAAATGTGTGTATCCTTTTCCTGAAGTCAAAATATAGTTGCAAAAATTAACTCATGAATATTCTCTGGGACCCTATGAACGTTTTCTGTGAGTGATAGTTATTTAAAACCAGAACTTTGTGACCTTAAAGCTgacttgatgtgtgtgtgtgtgtgtgtatatactctGCCGTTTTCCtcggcagtggcagcagcgtaccagatggtgatggagcagGTGTTAGAAGTCATCTCAGGTCCTTTTACAGATAGTGTAGGTCTAGAccataataattattataataatttacaaagacccaaccatcccctcccccaagagcatgcataTAGGTCGACAGCGGCAAGGAAGAACTTCCTTTTAACAAACGGCAACCTCGGACAGAACCTGGCTCTACGTGGGAGCCCatctcagagagagagattggcgctcttatactttctcaccttacttcctgctttgctcccgttagaactacagtgccttgcgaaagtattcggcccccttgaacgtttcgaccttttgccacatttcaggcctcaaacataaagatataaaactgtaattttttgtgaagaatcaacaacaagtgggtcccaattatgaagtggaacgaaattcattggctatttcaaacttttttaacaaataaaaaactgaaaaagtgggcgtgcaaaattattcagccccttttactttcagtgcagcaaatctctccagaagttcagtgaggatctctgaatgatccaatgttgacctaaatgactaatgatgataaatagaatccacctgtgtgtaatcaagtctccgtataaatgcacctgctctgtgatagtctcagaggtccgtgtaaagcgcagagagcatcatgaagaacaaggaacacaccaggcaggtccgagatactgttgtggagaagtttaaagccggatttggatacaaaaagatttcccaagctttaaacatcccaaggagcactgtgcaagcgataatattgaaatggaaggagtatcagaccactacaaatctacgaagacccggccgtccctctaaactttcagctcatacaatgagaagactgatcagagatgcagccaagaggcccatgatcactctggatgaactgcagagatctaaagctgaggtgggagactctgtccataggacaacaatcagtcgtatactgcacaaatctggcctttatggaaaagtggcaagaagaaagccatttcttaaagatatccataaaaagtatcgtttaaagtttgccaaaagccacctgggagacacaccaaacatgtggaagaaggtgctgtggtcagatgaaaccaaaatcgaacttttcggcaacaatgcaaaacgttatgtttggcgtaaaagcaacacagctcatcaccctgaacacaccatccccactgtcaaacatggtggtggcagcatcatggtttgggcctgcttttcttcagcagggacagggaagatggttaaaattgatgggaagatggatcgagccaaatacaggaccattctggaagaaaacctgatggagtctgcaaaagacctgagactgggacggagatttgtcttccaacaagacaatgatccaaaacataaagcaaaatctacaatggaatggttcacaaataaacatatccaggtgttagaatggccaagtcaaagtccagacctgaatccaatcgagaatctgtggaaagaactgaaaactgctgttcaaacgctctccatccaacctcactgagctcgagctgttttgcaaggaggaatgggcaaaaatgtcagctctcgatgtgcaaaactgatagagacataccctagcgacttacagctgtaatcgcgcgcaaaggtggcgctacaaagtattaacttaaggggctgaataattttgcacgcccaatatttcagttttttatttgtttaaaaggtttgaaatatccaataaattttgttccacttcatgattgtgtcccacttgttgttgattcttcacaaaaaattacagttttatatctttatgtttgaggcctgaaatgtggcaaaaggtcgaaaagttcaagggggccgaatactttcgcaaggcactgtatgttgtGGAAGGGAGGGACTGTATTTCTTGTTAACTCAACAATTCGGGTCTTGCTGATTCTGCTTCTTTTACTGCTGAGTCTGTACTGCTTCAAGCTATTGAAGTTGGCCCTCTGCCAGGTACTGCCAAGTACATCTGCTATATGAGAGGGAGGGGGCCGCATAACTTCACTACTAGGGAGGCAGGAGAAACCACGaatgcctttttaaaataatagaGTACTACAATGGATCCCTATAACTGATATATTATAATATCATATAGAAAACAGAGTAAATATCGTATTGTATAAAAGTAAATACATATAAAGTGATGggactataaaaaaaaacatgcagtaATGGATAATATATGAAAGAAATATCACACATCATTATGACAGATAAAAACTTTCCATCACAACTACTACGCCACTATAGGGCACCACCACTAGATACATAAATCTAGATCAGAATGATGCCGGAAGAAACGACGTCTGGGACAACAGTCTCGTTTCGTCAACAAAACACTGATGAAACTAACCGTTCATCAGATCAAAAGTCATTTTTATCTCTGAAAGAAgtaaactgttttaaaaccttttGTCTTTCCAGGTTGCCCCAGAGCCGGTAAAAGCACCAAAACCTGCACCAGAGCCTGTAAAAGCACCAAAACCTGTTCCTGAACCAGTAAAAGCGCCAGAACCTGCCCCAGAGCCAGTAAAAGCACCAGAACCTGCACCAGAGCCGGTGAAAGCAGCACCAGAACCTGCACCAGAGCCGGTGAACGCAGCACCAGAACCTGCACCAGAGCCGGAAAAAGCACCAGAACCTGCCCCAGAGCCGGTAAAAGCACCAGAACCTGCACCAGAACCTGCACCAGAACCTGCACCAGAGCCGGTAAAAGCACCAGAACCTCCCCCAGAGCCGGTAAAAGCACCAGAACCTGCACCAGAGCCGGTAAAAGTGCCAGAGATTGTACCAGAACCTGAACTTGTCCCAGAAACAGTTGCAACACAAGAACTGGCTGCAGTACCTGAACCTGTGTCCGAACCTGAACCTGTCCCAGAGCCAGCTGCAGTGCCAGAACCTGCATCTGAGCCCGAACCCGAGCCCGAACCTGTCCCAGAGCCAGTCACAGTGCCTGATCCAGAGCCTGTGGCCGAGTCCGAACCTGAACCTGTCGAGGAGGTCTTACCTGAGCCGACGCCTGAACCTGCTGTAGAGGAATCACCAGAACCGGAACCAGAGACCGTCCTAAACAACGGTAAgactgctgcacacacacagtttaacatccAACTGGTTTAGAGAGGCCAAGTCCCTCCTCTTTCAGTGGACCCCGTGGGACCATACTTCAGTAAAAAGAGTCCATCCATATTTTTAAATAAGCAACtgtggggagggggaggggggcgggTATTCTTTTTGTACGTTAAGCTGAAGCAGTTTGACAGTACTAACGGCTAACTTGTTCTCTCTGGTAGACAAAGGGTGCTAAAATAACCCTTTGACATGTTTCAATCTGATGTTTTTAGCTACAGCTGCAGACACGTTAGCGGTTCAGCTCTAGTTGCATCAAAGATTCCCTACAAATTAAGAGAGCGCATTTCAACGGTATGAAACGACACACTTCCTGTCATAGTGAAGGCCGTGTGGATGGAGGAAAACttatatttgtatgtttttcttttgccaGTGCGCACCGTTTTGGAGAGTGAACGTGCCCCTGGCAACACTGCTTGTAGCgctaatcctacatttcccatgaacacttGATGTTGTGACGTGTCGTACAACGATTGGCTACGTGTCTGGCGTGCGTGGTATCGATTAGGAGCTTAGAAGCTACGCTAACAGAGAAGACATACGGAACAAACGCAAAACAAACCAGATGAGCTGGAATTAAAATAAAGTGGCTAGTGgaggatctgattggctgataacTTTAAAAACCTACTAGCCATTTTGGCTGGTGATCAAAACAGTTGAGAGCCATATATAGGGAGGGcttaaaaatctattttttggttgtttttgttgttgttagagGGACACAGACTGCTCTCCTGTTGTTAGATCAGCAGACGCCAGCAGCTGTGCTCGGCAGATAACTTATCTCCACGAAAAGCCAATAGAGTCGAGCGGTCGGCCTACGTGTACACAACACATGGGCTCTGTTGCGTAACACTTTCGTCGACTGATAATTGTCTTTGGGTAAAGGatcagaaaaatatatttaaaaaagaaaagctgtttgTTCATCTTAACCAACTGTTATTAAGAGGAAGGTCAGACCCAGCAGCGACATGACGACCAgctgtttactgtgtgtgtgtgtgtgtgtgtgtgtgtgtgtgtgtgtgtgtgtgtgtgtgtgtgtgtgtgtgtgtgtgtgtgtgtgtgtgtgtgtgtgcgtaggtgTGCGCGTACATGCGTGTGTGAGTCAGTGGATCCGTTAGCGTTTATAGCCATCTGCTTCAGGAGGATTAATCTCTAACAGTCAGTTAAAGCACTTGGCTGCTCTGAACAACAGCCGCTGTCCAGACTGACAATGTGCCTCCTGTCGCTCCACCTGTCACATATCAGGTGGagtgacaggtgtgtgtgtgtgtgtgtgtgtgtgtgtgtgtgtgtgtgtgtgtgtgtgtgtgtgtgtgtgtgtgtgtgtgtgtgtgtgtgtgtgtgtgtgtgtgtgtgtgtgtgtgtgttattaataGGGATGTAGTCTTGAATGTGTGAACATAGCCCAAGGGTTAAacagtgcttgagtaaatgtaattattttacttttctgactctgtgtgtctgtgtgtgtcagatgtGGCTGCAGCAGAAGAGAAAGTGACGTTCACCCCGGGGAAGAAGCAGAGCAAGTTTGAGACGCTGATGACgaaggaggagatggaggaggagcagaggTCAGTCTAAACTCTACCTGACCCATCGCATGACATCAGACATGTTGCACGCTAACAGTCTCACCCTCTGTGTGCAGCCGCCAGGACAATAAAGCTGGAAGAGGGAGCTAAAGGTGTAAGAGGGAgctaattagggctgcacaatgtaacgttttatttagtttttttatcatCATTGCATTTTGGGATATTAATGCGCTCATAGTTTTCGTGATGGTAACATCACGGGAATAAATGCTGATTAATGTAGcaattatagttttaaaaatactactactactatgtGACACTGCTGCGTGGCGATGATGCTGGGGGCCGTCGGTGCGGAGGGGCAACAGTGCGGAGCGGCGACGGCGCGGGGTGACGGTGCTTGGCACACTACACAGAAACTAGGCCGCCGGTCGCCTTGGTGCGTCAGCACCTTTTAAACTCGGAACAGTGAAGTTTGTTGGTCCCATCGGTCACTTAGACTGAATTGCATGTAAAAATCGGGTCAAACACCGAAATATTAATATCAGGGGTTAGGTCAACGGTTAATACCTTGATATCTGAGcgtgaacccccccccccccagtattGGTGGGTAATTCCcagatgtttttgtgtttcctCCTCCTATCTTTTCAGGATAGAGCTCACGTCAGATTTAACCTCTCTATAATCAGCCTGAGCAGGGGGTTAGACAGACGTGGTAAGATCATGTTTCTGTTGCATAAACTCCCAGCAGTCCTCCtccaacacccccccccccaacacctgGTTTCCAAAATATTCAGATAGAAatcattgtattttttgtttataaTATTCAACTAAAAAAATTCTTGACATTCTTGAATCAAGTGTTTGGTGtcacatgtttttgtgtgtacacacacacacacacacacacacacatacatacgcacACGTACCACATTCTATatactccccacacacacacacacacacacacacacaattacatatacttgtcgtggaagtttcctttgcagcagggatAAAGTTTTGAgagtttagtaaagtgaaacaaataagacagttgaAACTAAACCAAGTTTAGGTTTTtggtattttattaaaaatatatatttgcaaatataggagcaacattatttcacaaaaggcacagccgcccagtgtggagtcagttcctcaaatgagtgaacaagaacactagacttatatgcatcttcagagtcagcacacacacacttggcttATTATGAtgctacaattttgacaggcaatcttATACACATGAAGAGAATCAAGAAATACAAGGGACATCTTGgggccatttcgcctcctcctccctgtacgactttcaccacAGTTACATCTCAAacggcatgggaaaactagagatagttttagggtggccttgtagcccctatctgtttaGACAGACAGTGCTCACatcatgttccagactggatgtctcacaaagttagaatcaaaatctacatgtgggaaatgagataaactctttcagcatttgtgagagaattaaagtagaaataaaacataaaaatataaggaattatgcttaaatgcaattttgccattacatactccccacacacacatacatactacacacacacacacacacacacacacacacacacacatatacccacacacacacacacacacacacacacgtgcacaacTATACttcccacacaaacacatactcctacttcccacacacacacacatctggtaTCTGGCACATTTTCTATCTGGTATCCTAATGTGCCCGCtgcgttccatacagatgcTAAAGGGGGATTTTAGCGTCGGTATCTGACCGAGAGACCAAGAGTCAGTATTTAACGAGTCAGAAGTGAGAACCAGTTGTCAGTTTGTGCCTCCATCTCtttggttctggttctggttctggtttcCTGTCACTGAGGGCCTTCTACTTGATTTCTGTCCTCCGGTGTGGGCCCGACCTGTCTGCTTCAAGCTGTCTGCTTCAGCTGCTAACCCTGCATGCTGCCTGCTAACGCCACGGCTAACGGTGAGTGGCTAACCTCTGAAGCTTCTAACCTCTGAAGCTTCTAACAGAACCCACCTGCTGGGTGTACAGTCGGACTCAGCTGGGAACCAATCACATCAAACACTccatattcattcattcattcattcaacctgGTTCTGGATCACTAATGGGCACcgaaatctgtgtgtgtgtgtgtgtgtgtgtgtgtgtgtgtgtgtgtgtgtgtgtgtgtgtgtgtgtgtgtgtgtgtgtgtgtgtgtgtgtgtgtgtgtgtgtgtgtgtgtgtgtgtgtgtgtgtgtgtgtgtgtgtgtgtgtgtgtgtgtgtgtgtgtgtgtgtgtgtgtgtgtgtgtgtgtgtgtgtgtctgtctgtctgtctgtctgtctgtctgtctgtctgtctgtctgtctgtctgtctgtctgtctgtctgtctgtctgtctgtctgtctgtctgtctttctgtctgtctgtctgtctgtctgtctgtctgtctgtctgtctgtctgtctgtctgtctgtctgtctgtctgtctgtctgtctgtctgtctgtctgtctgtctgtctgtctgtctgtctgtctgtctgtctgtctgtctgtctgtctgtctgtctgtctgtctgtctgtctgtctgtctgtctgtctgtctgtctgtctgtctgtctgtctgtctgtctgtctgtctgtctgtctgtctgtctgtctgtctgtctgtctgtctgtctgtctgtgttgtgtgatgaGGAAGTTTGAGCATTGAGCCGCAAAGAGCCAACAAATTCTTattatttctttctattttctcATCATTTCACATCTGAGTCGACTTTATAAAGATAAACCCAAGGCTTCCAACCCTTCTGCATGAATTAATAATTCTATGCATTTAAAGGACCACACTAGCAAGTTTTCCACAAATCATGTTCATATATCTTTGAATCTTTGGAACACATTTCGATTTTCGGATGCATGTTTTCTTTCTGCTgtggtttccattcattttagtgatttGTTGTAAATGTTCTGGATGATTTagacctggaccctatgttcccatgtttgtgtgtgtgtaagtgactgttaggaacaacaatcttttgaaactggtccagtattgagcgtgAACATTGTAACcagcagccacagaccgggctgtAACAataccctacaggactaatgtttagcgtcagtcagcgtccactaagAGTTCTGACTTtaccgctgacagactcagattaatattctaagtgtctgacaacattatggaaaggatccctacagagatagaccttttaaaaacctctttaagacctttctgtttaaccagaaacagctctgaagtcgctagtgccaaacccaccagactccatttttaaaaaatcaggacttttagcgtgtgtagagccaacatattCTCACATGTACatctgtaaactatgtgtttatttcaaccacaaCTAGAGTTGTGGTGGTTGgtaaagtggaaagacgaccccaaaacggcttttgatagatttattttgtttctgtccactttgaattaagtgtattttacgatgctaaaatcactgtttatttacataaagTCTGGTGGGTGTAGCAAACGCCATTacgcagatgtttttatgtttcaaaaaaggatcttactctttaacagaaagatcgacctccttagaaatcctttccgtaatgttgtcagacacacacatatatatatatatatatatataaaagctggacaattgtcctattaacttacattgtagcttgtttgtccgcttaatactggaccaatgtcacaGATtggtgttcccatcagtcacttagacactgTTAGGGGCCCTTTTTTAAAGTTACTCAAAGTTACAAATTCAAATGTCTATTTTCCGTGTCTCTCCCTGAGTTCttcttgtctctgtgtcttttgCTTTAGGGCTCCTGAATGATTCACACGAGACGTAGAAACACCTTcagcttctttctctttctttctcccggCTGACCCGCCGCGAGGAAGACAGCGAGCGCTGAAGCAACGGAACCGAGCGTCTTTTTATTTCTGGGTTTTCGAGAGCGTTCTGGTCCGAGCTGCTTGTGAATAGCTTAACGTCTTTACACCAAAGTGCCTTCAGGAAGCTGTGTTTTTACCCCAAAACTGTTCTGCTTTTAGCTTTTTGTGTCGaggattttttaaaacaaagggATGAAATCGGAGGAAACAGACAGAAGCTGTGTTTGGAACGGtttcccctcacacacacacactccacagacacactcttcacacacaaacacgcacagacacacacacacagaaacacacacacacctccccccCAATAGAAGTATTATGCTAGGGAACAGTTTGTAACACAGCTCGTGTGGACTTGTTGGACCCTTTGTTAAAACTATTAAACTGTGATTTGAATGAAGACTCTACCAGTAATAAACTGTCAGCCTGATGTTCTTACAGGAACTACGGTAGTCATCTTGTGTTTGATTGAAATGTTTCAACatgcaataaataaatgaataaatccaTGTGTGAAACCAGACGGATGTTGTTGATTGTGTTTGTTCCAGCAGGATGACTCTACACTTTGTTTTCATCTCATGCAGTGAAAATATTAATGTGTTGTTTTaagaattttctttttccatttaACGAATGTTTTGACTCCTTTAAATGCCATTATCTTAAAATATCATTTTTCcccctcaaaataaaatgtttttgtttctaaaaTATTACGACATTACTCTCGAGAAATGTGGGACTtaattctcaaaatatcacaattcaCAATATATATCACAATCACAATAATTGGATATATTACATCACTTTCCTATCAACACATGACTTAAAATGTTCagtaacactgtgtgtgtgtgtgtgtgtgtgtgtgtgtgtgtgtgtgtgtgtgtgtgtgtgtgtgtgtgtgtgtgttgtgactcCACTTCCCAGGGTGCAACAGGAGCAGCTGGCAGCCATCTTCCAGCTGCTGCGGGAGAACCAGGAGGCGCTGGGGGGGGTGACGGAGGGAGACATGGAGGAGCAGCTGAAGCTCTACTCCCTCTGACAAGGACAACATTTAAAGattcaaactttttttagtttaaaatgtAAACGTCAGGGCCATGGGCTCATGTAGCAACTGGAAgtgttgcattgtggtatatattttattatgaggGAAAAGACGAATGCATAAATTGCACCAGTATTTTAATATTTCAGTGTAATTTActcataatatgactttttagtcGTAGTATTAAAACTTTTCCTCAACAATTACGACTTTAttctcaaattgttcaaactgaaGATTCAAAATTCCACTTTTACTATTTTCTCAAAATTACATTTGCTTTCtttttaaaactgtaaaaaaaatatttgactttattCTCGTAACAACATTGACGGTCATGTGCCACCGTAGGCTTTCTGTTAAGagaataatttatatatatatataatatgttctCTGGTAGCTGATGTTTAATATCTGCTTCTGTGTGTTTATcaacttttagttttattttgaaatgaaatgttttttatgacaataaatatataaagataAAACATCTGAACTGCAGATTGTGATGATAATATAAAGAAGAGGGTTCGTTAAAAATACGCAAGTATTttgaggtgtgtatgtgtgtctgtgtgtgtgtgtgtgtgtgtgtgtgtgtgtgtgtgcgtgcgcgcgtctgtgtgtatgtgttctgaAGTATTttgaagtgtgtatgtgtgtgtgcgtgtgtgtgtgtgtgtgtgtgtgttctgcaatgagatgacaaaaacaataaatcaaacATGAACGTAAATTGTGCGTTAAGGGCAATCAAAACATCACGAGAAAATGCATTTACTGCAGGAAATGCTGACAAGCTGCAGTCTAAAGAAGCTCAGTATCCTCTCTGATCAACCGGCGTCTGCAGGCTCTGTTCTACGTCACTGTCACACATCTGCCTCATGTTCCTCTGATCATAATATATATCAAAGTATTTGTCATAGCTGTCATGAGCCATGCAATACACATTTGACTCTTCATCCATCATACGAGGAGGGGCTCGGTTCACGCTGCACTTAGCCGCCATCATTTCCCTGTGCATTTTGAACAGTGTGTCCAGGTCTCTCAGGTAAGTTGAGAGGACACTATCCACAGGGCCGCATGTTTGAATCCCTCCGAGTCTCACCAGGTGAATCAGCATCTGGATGTGGAAGGCTGCCCCCGTTCACCCAGGCCTTCAGAGCCTGAGACGACGTGGCCGTCAATCACCACGGCGTTCTTCAGCTTGGTGAGGGCGGCACTCAGCCGGCACTCCATCCGTCTGATGTCAGACGCCAGTTCATGGTCGTTGTGGATGTGCATCATGCAGGGGTTGGTCCAAGATGGCAACCTGTGCAGACGTCTTACTCTGAGCTCCGAGACTCAGACCGAGTACCAATTGTTTAATCGATAAGTGAAGGCGTGGAACGTTGCTCTTGCATCCAGTAAGTTAATTCGCCTGAACAAAAGGACTTTTGCTGGTCAAATTTAGTGAAATAGCAACTAGCTTACAaactgttagctgttagccaaaGGTTTGCTAACAGCCAGGACACGTGTGCTAAGATGTCAAAGAGAGATGCCAAGAATGTAAGAAAGGAAGGCCTGATAATGGATATAGATGTTGAAAATGTGTTCTCTGGTTTATGTACACCTCTTGCTGATACTCCCAACGAAAAGCGCAAATCCCAAGAAGGTCTGCACCAAAGAAGAGGAAACTATCAAATGCTGACATCCTAAAAGCAATAAATGGCTTGAATGaccgttttttttaaatttgaagaAATGGTAATGAAAAATTGTTAAACTGCCCTTAATGTGAGGTAAAATGTTTAAGTTAAATATGTCACCCAATCCTAATGGGTTATTTTGTAGTGATGTTACCCGTGAAACCCCTGCTTCGAGGCATGTATCGAAAACATGAACCAATTTTGAATGAAGCTTTGTATCGGAGCTGGATTCGTTTTTGGGATGATCATGTGACCGGTGACTTCCGAAGCTTtgtttcacacacacccacgtgaCCGCTTCAAAGTTGAATCCAAAAGCTGCGCGAGCAGCGCGACACGGGACACTCAATATAAtcacagaaatgtgtgtgcaatgtgcaatGTGTTCTTCATTCATTTCCCTCCCAAACTGatgtatttgtttacaaacacaagacagttcacaaccaaaatcctaactttattgttcatttttttgtggagaaggcaattacatttttatttatgcaaGGTCCCACATAGGCTTAGTtatttatgtcattatttatttcattttattcatactcaaaatgtatttatcttCAACTCAAAGACATTCATGGCTAATATCTGTGAAACAGTTTGTGACACAATGCTATCCTTAACTTTCACCACCAGATGTCCTCGTAGAGTCCTGAAGCTTCGAGTGCTGAACATTTTTTGGATACAATTGGATTGAAAGCTTCACTGGTTCGCCATCACTATTATTTTGTTCTCACTGTATACAATTAAAAGGGCAATAGGTTCACTCCAATAGTTAAAATaagattttataaatcattgaatcatgaat
This window harbors:
- the si:ch73-366l1.5 gene encoding FILIA-N KH-like domain-containing protein, whose protein sequence is MDLDPAVIIPAIIFTVVAVYFASSRLRRRRPPSRALAPRLPAEKIPVKVAPEPVKAPKPAPEPVKAPKPVPEPVKAPEPAPEPVKAPEPAPEPVKAAPEPAPEPVNAAPEPAPEPEKAPEPAPEPVKAPEPAPEPAPEPAPEPVKAPEPPPEPVKAPEPAPEPVKVPEIVPEPELVPETVATQELAAVPEPVSEPEPVPEPAAVPEPASEPEPEPEPVPEPVTVPDPEPVAESEPEPVEEVLPEPTPEPAVEESPEPEPETVLNNDVAAAEEKVTFTPGKKQSKFETLMTKEEMEEEQRVQQEQLAAIFQLLRENQEALGGVTEGDMEEQLKLYSL